Proteins encoded by one window of Halorubrum ruber:
- a CDS encoding HEAT repeat domain-containing protein encodes MRAALRGELLDRLYGRDEPAWDAWVTGLSAAERDELESVLDVYLRELDGRDAEKLAGLGRALGINERARREIAAGDYWDRSHALVWLTLLRDAPDRDLLRAHCTETPRERAAAARVLYAARTDDCATTGVDLLLRDDPDPFSVFGVDTLYRVAEGNPSPFFERAAADFPTWPPALQRQALLVVRHLTTVVGGADLSWVVAALSSADPSVRAAAWRALGAYGWNRRLRDAIDLDAIPDEPAPAVRADAYRALGVWGDATALGAIEAAGTVDPDPRAQVAAAETLVAQRGPDAVPAPSDPPQHSAGVAGDQSADAVADPSAPDPETPAPAVPPFDVAWDWAAEHTRFDRLARDISRDRDRLRDEVRG; translated from the coding sequence ATGCGCGCCGCGCTCCGCGGCGAACTGCTCGACCGGCTTTACGGGCGCGACGAGCCGGCTTGGGACGCATGGGTTACCGGCCTCTCGGCGGCCGAACGCGACGAGCTCGAATCCGTCCTCGACGTGTATCTCCGCGAGCTCGACGGCCGCGACGCCGAGAAACTGGCCGGGCTCGGCCGCGCGCTCGGAATCAATGAGCGGGCCCGCCGTGAGATCGCGGCCGGCGACTACTGGGACCGCAGCCACGCCCTCGTCTGGCTCACGCTGCTCCGCGACGCCCCTGACCGCGACCTGCTTCGAGCGCACTGTACCGAGACGCCACGCGAGCGCGCCGCTGCCGCCCGGGTGCTGTACGCGGCCAGGACGGACGACTGCGCGACAACTGGCGTCGACCTCCTGCTCCGTGACGACCCCGACCCGTTCTCGGTGTTCGGCGTCGACACGCTGTACCGCGTCGCCGAGGGCAACCCGAGCCCGTTCTTCGAGCGGGCGGCCGCCGACTTCCCGACGTGGCCGCCGGCACTCCAGCGGCAGGCGCTGCTCGTCGTCCGCCATCTCACAACCGTGGTTGGCGGCGCCGACCTCTCGTGGGTCGTCGCGGCGCTGTCGAGCGCGGATCCGAGCGTGCGGGCGGCCGCGTGGCGGGCGCTGGGCGCGTACGGCTGGAACCGTCGGCTCCGCGACGCGATCGACCTCGACGCGATCCCCGACGAGCCGGCGCCGGCGGTCCGCGCCGACGCGTATCGCGCGCTCGGGGTCTGGGGCGACGCGACGGCGCTCGGGGCAATCGAGGCGGCCGGGACGGTCGATCCGGATCCGCGCGCGCAGGTCGCCGCGGCCGAGACGCTGGTCGCCCAGCGCGGCCCGGACGCCGTGCCAGCGCCGAGCGACCCGCCGCAGCACTCCGCCGGCGTGGCGGGGGACCAGTCGGCTGATGCGGTCGCTGATCCGTCCGCTCCCGACCCGGAGACGCCCGCCCCCGCTGTGCCGCCCTTCGACGTCGCGTGGGACTGGGCGGCCGAACACACCCGCTTCGACCGCCTCGCGCGAGACATCTCCCGCGACCGGGACCGGCTCCGCGACGAGGTGCGCGGATGA
- a CDS encoding response regulator transcription factor gives MSKSAVIADDDETIRSILQYKLSNAGYELTVCHDGEECRQALNENGAAPDVVVLDVMMPRMKGTQVLRTIRRGELAVDPDVPVVMLTSRGQEADVLAGLDSGADEYLTKPFSPNELLARIDRLVGR, from the coding sequence GTGTCGAAATCGGCCGTCATCGCGGACGACGACGAGACGATCCGGTCGATCCTCCAGTACAAGCTGTCGAACGCGGGCTACGAGCTGACGGTGTGTCACGACGGCGAGGAGTGCCGGCAGGCGCTAAACGAGAACGGCGCGGCCCCGGATGTCGTCGTCCTCGACGTGATGATGCCACGGATGAAAGGGACCCAGGTGCTGCGGACGATCCGGCGCGGCGAGCTCGCGGTCGACCCCGACGTGCCCGTCGTGATGCTCACTTCGCGCGGCCAGGAGGCCGACGTGTTAGCGGGGCTCGACTCCGGGGCCGACGAGTACCTCACGAAGCCGTTCAGCCCGAACGAGCTGCTGGCCCGCATCGACCGACTGGTCGGGAGGTAA
- a CDS encoding sugar phosphate nucleotidyltransferase: MATDSVTAVILAAGEGRRLAPLTNRRPKPMVPVANRPLLEHVVEAVTATDIDRIVLVVGYEQERIRNHFGDGDDWDVTIEYVEQTTQLGTGHAVLQAEPVVDGPFVVLNGDRIVDASIVSQMRDRARDDDLPAMAVTTAANPRQYGVVTLDGDRVTGIDEKPEGPVETNQINAGVYAFSPAVFDAIRETHATGELAITATLNDLAGDESLSAVRYDGRWLDVSNLWDLLTVNAGLVDEATAAETVGASLGASVTVADDVALAGNVRVGPNVTLGGSTAIGSNATVEAGAVVENAVVFPDAVIGAGAVVRDAIVAGNARVGPNATIAGEPATIVVGDAVHHNVELAGVVGDNATVGAGATLTDGAVVGDDVNADAGVVIDDRVESGAVVRRG, encoded by the coding sequence ATGGCTACCGACTCCGTGACCGCGGTGATCCTCGCCGCGGGCGAGGGCCGACGGTTGGCGCCGCTGACGAACCGACGGCCCAAGCCGATGGTCCCCGTGGCGAACCGCCCCCTGCTCGAACACGTCGTCGAGGCCGTCACGGCGACCGACATCGACCGGATCGTCCTCGTCGTCGGCTACGAGCAGGAGCGCATCCGGAACCACTTCGGCGACGGCGACGACTGGGACGTGACGATCGAGTACGTCGAACAGACCACCCAGCTCGGTACCGGCCACGCCGTCCTCCAAGCCGAACCGGTCGTCGACGGCCCCTTCGTCGTGCTCAACGGCGACCGGATCGTGGACGCGTCGATCGTCTCGCAGATGCGCGACCGGGCGCGCGACGACGACCTCCCCGCGATGGCGGTCACGACCGCGGCGAACCCCCGCCAGTACGGCGTCGTCACCCTCGACGGCGACCGCGTGACCGGCATCGACGAGAAGCCGGAGGGCCCCGTCGAGACGAACCAGATCAACGCCGGTGTGTACGCCTTTTCGCCGGCCGTCTTCGACGCGATCCGCGAGACGCACGCGACCGGAGAGTTAGCGATCACGGCGACGCTCAACGATCTCGCCGGTGACGAGTCGCTGTCGGCGGTCCGGTATGACGGTCGCTGGCTCGACGTGTCGAACCTCTGGGACCTGCTCACCGTCAACGCGGGGCTGGTCGACGAGGCCACGGCGGCCGAGACCGTGGGCGCCAGCTTGGGTGCGTCAGTGACCGTCGCCGACGACGTGGCGCTCGCTGGCAACGTGCGCGTCGGGCCGAACGTCACGCTCGGCGGCAGCACCGCGATCGGGAGTAACGCGACGGTCGAGGCGGGCGCAGTCGTCGAGAACGCCGTGGTCTTCCCCGACGCCGTGATCGGCGCCGGGGCCGTGGTCCGGGACGCGATCGTCGCCGGCAACGCGCGGGTGGGGCCGAACGCGACGATCGCGGGCGAACCGGCGACGATCGTCGTCGGCGACGCGGTCCACCACAACGTGGAACTCGCGGGCGTGGTCGGGGACAACGCGACCGTCGGCGCCGGCGCGACGCTCACGGACGGCGCGGTCGTCGGCGACGACGTCAACGCCGACGCGGGAGTCGTGATCGACGACCGCGTTGAATCGGGCGCGGTCGTGCGGAGGGGGTAA
- the glmS gene encoding glutamine--fructose-6-phosphate transaminase (isomerizing), translated as MCGITGYIGDGIVLDDGDADGGEGTASDGGTAGVGDIVHEGLRNLEYRGYDSAGVALVGETSGLTVAKRSGEVDNLTVPDVPDAALGVGHTRWSTHGPPTDANAHPHTDCVGDVAVVHNGIVENHETLKQELADHEFTSDTDTEVIPHLIEEELATDPGLGLLDAVRSVEDRLEGSYAICAVREGDDRIVVARRGSPLVLGRDDDATFVASDVTAFLEHTRDVTYLEDGDVAALSAEGVEIYADGDLVDRGVETVTWEADAAEKGGYEHYMRKEIHEQPEALRQTIAGRLDVDGGDVDLDVSFPPGFLADLEEIQIVACGTSNYAGRYAAQLFEELSGVRATVEIASEYEFGAGRSPDRTLVVAVTQSGETADTLGAVRRANAAGARTFAVTNTLGSTVTREVDDTAFIRAGPEIGVAATKTFASQVATLTMLAVAIGRERGALAAADARPVLEGLRDLPGAVQQVLDAEPKVREAANEYGDSEAFFFVGRQLGVPVALEGALKLKEISYDHAEGFAAGELKHGPLALVTPDTPVLAVLTDGSRADETMNNVTEAQTRGAPAIGCVSAGEEYATLDVSLPVPDVGLVEPLVANVYLQLFAYHVANDKGRSIDKPRNLAKSVTVE; from the coding sequence ATGTGTGGGATTACCGGCTACATCGGTGACGGGATCGTACTGGACGACGGTGACGCGGACGGCGGCGAGGGCACCGCGAGCGACGGCGGGACCGCCGGCGTCGGCGACATCGTCCACGAGGGGCTCCGTAATCTGGAATACCGCGGCTACGACTCGGCGGGCGTCGCGCTCGTCGGCGAGACGAGCGGGCTCACCGTCGCGAAGCGGTCGGGCGAGGTCGACAACCTCACCGTCCCCGACGTGCCCGACGCGGCGCTCGGCGTCGGCCACACGCGCTGGAGCACCCACGGCCCGCCGACGGACGCCAACGCCCACCCGCACACCGACTGCGTCGGCGACGTTGCGGTCGTCCACAACGGGATCGTCGAGAACCACGAGACGCTCAAGCAAGAACTGGCCGACCACGAGTTCACGAGCGACACCGACACCGAGGTCATCCCGCACCTGATCGAGGAGGAACTCGCGACCGACCCCGGACTGGGCCTGCTCGACGCGGTCCGGAGCGTCGAGGACCGCTTGGAAGGGAGCTACGCGATCTGTGCGGTCCGCGAGGGCGACGACCGGATCGTCGTCGCGCGCCGCGGAAGCCCGCTCGTGTTAGGTCGCGACGACGACGCGACGTTCGTCGCCAGCGACGTGACGGCCTTCCTCGAACACACCCGCGACGTGACGTATCTCGAGGACGGCGACGTGGCGGCGCTGTCGGCCGAGGGTGTCGAGATTTACGCCGACGGCGACCTCGTCGACCGCGGCGTCGAAACGGTGACGTGGGAGGCCGACGCCGCTGAGAAGGGGGGCTACGAACACTACATGCGCAAGGAGATCCACGAGCAGCCCGAGGCCTTGCGTCAGACCATCGCGGGGCGGCTCGACGTCGACGGCGGCGACGTCGATCTGGACGTCTCCTTCCCGCCGGGCTTCCTCGCGGACCTCGAAGAGATCCAGATCGTCGCCTGCGGCACCTCCAACTACGCGGGGCGGTACGCCGCGCAGTTGTTCGAGGAGCTGTCGGGAGTGCGCGCGACCGTCGAGATCGCCAGCGAGTACGAGTTCGGCGCGGGGCGCAGTCCGGACCGGACGCTCGTCGTCGCGGTGACGCAGAGCGGCGAGACCGCCGACACGCTCGGCGCGGTCCGGCGCGCCAACGCCGCCGGCGCGCGGACGTTCGCCGTGACGAACACCCTCGGCAGCACCGTCACGCGCGAGGTCGACGACACCGCGTTCATCCGCGCCGGCCCCGAGATCGGTGTCGCGGCGACGAAGACGTTCGCCTCGCAGGTGGCGACGCTGACGATGCTCGCGGTGGCGATCGGCCGCGAACGCGGCGCGCTGGCCGCGGCCGACGCGCGGCCCGTCCTGGAGGGGCTCCGCGACCTCCCCGGCGCGGTCCAGCAGGTGCTCGACGCCGAGCCGAAGGTCCGCGAGGCCGCCAACGAGTACGGCGACAGCGAGGCGTTCTTTTTCGTTGGGCGGCAGCTTGGCGTTCCGGTGGCGCTGGAGGGCGCGCTGAAGCTCAAGGAGATCTCCTACGACCACGCTGAGGGATTCGCAGCGGGCGAGCTGAAACACGGACCGCTCGCTTTAGTGACGCCCGACACGCCCGTGTTAGCCGTCCTGACCGACGGGTCGCGCGCCGACGAGACGATGAACAACGTCACCGAGGCACAGACGCGCGGCGCGCCCGCCATCGGCTGTGTGTCCGCCGGTGAGGAGTACGCCACGCTGGACGTGTCGCTGCCGGTTCCGGACGTGGGTCTCGTCGAGCCGCTGGTTGCGAACGTCTACCTCCAGCTGTTCGCGTACCACGTGGCGAACGACAAGGGCCGGTCGATCGACAAACCGCGCAATCTGGCGAAAAGCGTGACCGTGGAGTGA
- a CDS encoding PIN domain-containing protein — MDCFRTYESLSFGDATIAVYMKREGIEYLYSFDDDFDAVQGITRPETADDSCR, encoded by the coding sequence GTGGACTGCTTCCGGACCTACGAAAGCCTCTCATTCGGCGACGCGACTATCGCTGTGTACATGAAGCGAGAGGGGATCGAATACCTCTACTCGTTTGACGACGACTTCGACGCGGTTCAGGGTATCACTCGGCCGGAGACGGCGGACGACTCCTGTCGCTGA
- a CDS encoding SWIM zinc finger family protein: MDVTEEAVREICTDAVFERGETYLAEGRIREIHRVDDTVTAIVSGSRQYDVRVDLATEGFDSWCGCPYDGPGACKHVVAVLLRCVEDVPLDEGDRLDAALDGTEPDDLRAFLRDVLATDVTLRERFFARFGEPVTRSVDELRAAIDRRFEETNPDYYVVFEPIDFAEWFNLANEYREEGRNAAAAGVYRALVESLDDNMDRVDGAYDHFSQAFSRALDGYVACVVATDRKANAVTDAVSFLEERAASGTQYLTDQFERAATELRTELDEGRSAE; encoded by the coding sequence ATGGACGTGACTGAGGAGGCGGTTCGAGAGATCTGTACGGACGCGGTCTTCGAGCGCGGAGAGACCTATCTCGCCGAGGGCCGTATCCGCGAGATTCACCGCGTCGACGACACTGTGACCGCTATCGTGAGCGGGAGTCGCCAGTACGACGTTCGCGTCGATCTCGCCACCGAGGGGTTCGACTCGTGGTGTGGCTGTCCGTACGACGGCCCAGGCGCGTGTAAGCACGTCGTCGCGGTGTTGCTCCGCTGTGTCGAGGACGTTCCGCTCGATGAGGGCGACCGACTCGACGCCGCGCTTGATGGCACAGAGCCCGACGACCTCCGAGCGTTCCTCCGCGATGTCCTGGCGACCGACGTCACCCTCCGCGAGCGGTTCTTCGCCCGGTTTGGCGAACCGGTAACCCGGTCGGTCGACGAGCTACGCGCCGCTATCGACCGGCGGTTCGAGGAGACGAATCCCGACTACTACGTCGTCTTTGAGCCGATCGACTTTGCGGAGTGGTTCAACCTTGCGAATGAGTACCGCGAGGAAGGCCGAAACGCGGCGGCGGCCGGGGTGTACCGAGCGCTCGTCGAGTCGCTCGACGACAACATGGATCGCGTCGACGGCGCGTACGACCACTTTTCGCAGGCGTTCTCCCGCGCGCTCGACGGCTATGTTGCGTGTGTCGTGGCCACCGACCGTAAGGCCAATGCGGTCACGGACGCCGTTTCCTTCCTCGAAGAGCGGGCGGCTTCGGGAACGCAGTATCTTACCGATCAGTTCGAGCGCGCGGCAACAGAACTGCGGACGGAACTGGATGAGGGGAGGAGCGCTGAGTGA
- a CDS encoding ATP-binding protein, with amino-acid sequence MSLPFGDQLFRPTQVNVPPNSDYDRNNIIVYIIIDRETEIERLTSHLSREERQLLVVYGRRRVGKTTLVTTALEELDIESVYALFSRSGFTDELRTTAADRSDSSLYGLDELTDLFERTQ; translated from the coding sequence TTGTCACTTCCCTTCGGCGACCAGCTGTTCCGTCCGACCCAAGTGAATGTCCCTCCCAACAGCGATTATGATCGAAATAATATTATCGTATACATAATAATTGACAGGGAAACGGAGATCGAGAGGCTCACGTCACACCTCTCTCGAGAAGAACGACAGCTCCTCGTTGTCTATGGACGGCGGCGAGTCGGGAAGACAACGCTAGTGACGACAGCGCTTGAGGAACTGGACATCGAGTCGGTTTACGCGCTCTTTTCGCGGTCGGGATTCACCGACGAACTCCGTACAACCGCCGCCGATCGGTCCGATTCATCCCTCTACGGGCTCGACGAACTCACAGATCTGTTCGAACGCACTCAGTGA